One part of the Microlunatus elymi genome encodes these proteins:
- a CDS encoding methyltransferase gives MLEDPEKVLSPVPLMQVATGFWASKTLAVAHELDLFSRLSGSSGVTPADVAEDLEIDQRPAELLLTGCAALGLLEGNHGRYVNSALAEEYLVRGTPYYFGGFVQMLDQRLYEGWGRLVEAVRTNRPTTWDPERQGSLFDGEDPQLLAGFWEAMHSLSTFTARVLADVVDLSGSHKLLDLGGGSAAFDIELCKRYPDLTATVYELSPITEIATSKISRAGLSQRIETVVGDFFSDPALPSGHDVVLLSMIMHDWNEQHDRDILRKCWEGLRSGGKVIIAELLVDDDKTGPPAAALMSMNMLIETEGRNYTSAEYTGWLHDAGFRDIHTIRFEAPGANGAVIGSKP, from the coding sequence ATGCTGGAAGACCCTGAGAAGGTGCTGTCGCCGGTGCCGCTGATGCAGGTGGCGACAGGCTTCTGGGCATCCAAGACGCTCGCCGTCGCCCACGAACTCGATCTGTTCTCGCGACTGTCCGGGAGTTCCGGGGTGACGCCAGCGGACGTTGCCGAAGATCTCGAGATCGACCAGCGGCCCGCAGAGCTGCTCCTCACCGGCTGCGCCGCGCTCGGCTTGTTGGAGGGCAACCACGGCCGATACGTCAACAGCGCCTTGGCGGAGGAATACCTGGTCCGGGGTACGCCGTACTACTTCGGTGGCTTCGTTCAGATGCTCGACCAGCGGCTGTACGAGGGGTGGGGAAGGCTGGTCGAGGCGGTCCGCACCAACCGCCCCACCACCTGGGACCCGGAGCGACAGGGGTCGCTGTTCGACGGTGAAGACCCCCAGCTGCTGGCAGGCTTCTGGGAAGCGATGCACTCGTTGTCGACGTTCACCGCGCGTGTGCTCGCAGACGTGGTCGACCTCAGCGGCTCCCACAAGCTGCTCGACCTCGGGGGAGGCTCAGCAGCGTTCGACATCGAACTCTGCAAGCGGTATCCGGACCTCACCGCCACGGTCTACGAGCTGTCACCCATCACCGAAATCGCTACCAGCAAAATCAGTCGGGCCGGCCTGTCACAGCGCATCGAGACCGTCGTCGGCGACTTCTTCAGCGATCCAGCATTGCCGTCCGGCCATGACGTCGTACTGCTGTCCATGATCATGCACGACTGGAACGAGCAGCACGATCGCGACATTCTGCGCAAGTGCTGGGAAGGGCTGCGGAGCGGAGGCAAGGTGATCATCGCCGAACTCCTCGTCGATGACGACAAGACCGGGCCTCCGGCCGCCGCGCTGATGAGCATGAACATGCTGATCGAGACCGAGGGCCGCAACTACACGAGCGCGGAGTACACCGGCTGGCTCCACGACGCCGGCTTCCGCGACATCCACACCATCCGGTTCGAAGCCCCGGGCGCGAACGGCGCCGTCATCGGCAGCAAGCCCTGA
- a CDS encoding SRPBCC family protein: MPQVTSTLDIAAPPSKVWRWFTSQEKLRQWIAPTIEIDLRVGGDYRMVGPDGTKISGVVLEYVPEGQLVLSWIEEDAGWAHPGRLVITLTPISSGTRMTLMHDGFAGIGKQGWQSTMAAYERGIDRHQVLQHLAAAVTGRE, from the coding sequence ATGCCGCAGGTGACCAGCACGCTCGACATCGCTGCCCCGCCGAGCAAGGTCTGGCGGTGGTTCACCAGCCAGGAAAAACTGCGCCAGTGGATCGCGCCGACCATCGAGATCGACCTCCGGGTCGGGGGCGACTACCGGATGGTCGGGCCGGACGGCACCAAGATCAGCGGCGTCGTGCTCGAGTACGTACCGGAGGGGCAGTTGGTGCTGTCCTGGATCGAGGAGGATGCCGGCTGGGCCCATCCCGGTCGGTTGGTGATCACGCTCACGCCGATCTCGTCCGGGACTCGGATGACGCTGATGCACGACGGATTTGCCGGGATCGGCAAGCAGGGTTGGCAGTCCACCATGGCCGCGTACGAGCGGGGGATCGATCGGCATCAGGTCCTGCAACATCTGGCGGCAGCCGTGACCGGTCGTGAATGA
- a CDS encoding NAD(+) synthase, which translates to MDFYSSYAHGYARVAACTVPIAIADPRSNARAVLEQARACHDEAVAVAVFSEMVLTGYAIDDLFLQDTLLESVQAAIGDVVEASAELLPVLVVGAPLVYGNGVINAAVIIHRGRILGVAPKSYLPTYREFYDGRWFAAGVEIRGTMRLAGHEVPVGPDLLFAATDVRGLVLHVEVCEDLWIPVPPSSEAALVGATVLANISGSPITVGRAEDRRLLVRASSARGLASYVFAAAGQGESSTDLSWDGQTMIYECGELLAESERFPDGARRSVADVDLDRIRMDRIRMGTFDDNARSIARRMGGPRFRTVEFTLQPPSGDVGLRREIARFPFVPNDSQRLALDCYEAYNIQVSALEQRLRAIGRGRAHGPKIIIGVSGGLDSTHALIVAANAMDRLGRPRSDVLAFTMPGFATSEDTKSNAIALMDALGTTYETLDIRPAAEQMLRDLGHPFADGKPVYDVTFENVQAGLRYDYLFRLANQRGGIVLGTGDLSELALGWCTYGVGDQMSHYAINTGVPKTLIQHLIRWVISTEAFDAETDRVLQTILEQEISPELVPAAEGEKPQSTEAAIGPYALQDFTLFHVLRYGFVPSKIAFLAWHAWHDPDAGGWPPEFPDKNKINYDLPEIRHWLEVFIRRFFASQFKRSAIPNGPKVSFGGTLSPRGDWRMPSDADPAAWLAELENVPKT; encoded by the coding sequence GTGGACTTCTACAGCTCCTACGCCCACGGCTACGCCCGCGTCGCCGCCTGCACGGTGCCGATCGCGATCGCCGATCCGCGCAGCAACGCCCGAGCCGTGCTGGAACAGGCACGTGCCTGTCATGACGAGGCGGTCGCGGTCGCGGTCTTCAGCGAGATGGTGCTGACCGGCTACGCCATCGATGATCTTTTCCTGCAGGACACGCTGTTGGAGAGTGTGCAAGCCGCGATCGGTGATGTGGTCGAGGCATCCGCCGAGCTGTTGCCGGTGCTGGTCGTCGGTGCCCCGCTGGTCTACGGCAACGGGGTGATCAACGCGGCCGTCATCATCCACCGCGGCCGGATCCTCGGGGTCGCACCGAAGTCCTATCTGCCCACCTATCGGGAGTTCTACGACGGTCGCTGGTTCGCTGCAGGGGTTGAGATTCGCGGCACCATGCGGTTGGCGGGCCACGAGGTGCCGGTGGGTCCTGATCTGCTGTTCGCCGCGACCGACGTACGGGGTCTGGTGCTGCACGTCGAGGTCTGCGAGGACCTGTGGATCCCGGTGCCGCCGAGCTCGGAGGCGGCGCTGGTCGGGGCGACGGTGCTGGCCAACATCTCGGGCAGTCCGATCACCGTCGGCCGGGCCGAGGATCGGCGTCTGTTGGTACGGGCATCGTCGGCGCGTGGCCTTGCCTCGTACGTGTTTGCGGCGGCCGGGCAGGGTGAGTCCAGCACGGATCTGTCCTGGGACGGTCAGACGATGATCTACGAATGCGGGGAGTTGCTGGCCGAGTCCGAGCGGTTCCCCGACGGGGCGCGCCGGTCGGTCGCCGATGTTGATCTTGATCGGATTCGGATGGACCGGATCCGGATGGGCACCTTCGACGACAACGCCCGCAGCATCGCCCGGCGGATGGGCGGACCTCGATTCCGGACCGTCGAATTCACGCTCCAGCCGCCGTCCGGAGACGTCGGTCTACGGCGGGAGATCGCGCGTTTCCCCTTTGTGCCCAACGATTCGCAGCGGCTCGCGCTGGACTGCTACGAGGCGTACAACATCCAGGTGTCGGCACTGGAACAGCGGTTGCGGGCGATCGGCCGCGGGCGAGCTCACGGGCCCAAGATCATCATCGGCGTCTCCGGCGGCCTGGACTCCACCCACGCGCTGATCGTGGCCGCCAACGCGATGGATCGGCTGGGCCGGCCGCGCAGCGATGTGCTCGCCTTCACCATGCCGGGCTTCGCCACCAGCGAGGACACCAAGTCCAACGCGATCGCGCTGATGGATGCGTTGGGCACGACCTACGAGACCCTGGACATCCGTCCGGCTGCCGAGCAGATGTTGCGTGATCTTGGTCATCCGTTCGCCGACGGCAAGCCCGTCTACGACGTCACCTTCGAGAATGTCCAAGCCGGCCTGCGATACGACTACCTCTTCCGGTTGGCCAACCAGCGTGGTGGCATCGTGCTCGGCACCGGCGACCTGTCGGAGTTGGCGCTGGGTTGGTGCACCTACGGCGTCGGCGATCAGATGTCGCACTACGCGATCAACACCGGCGTACCGAAGACGCTGATCCAGCACCTGATCCGCTGGGTGATCAGCACCGAGGCGTTCGATGCCGAGACCGACCGGGTGTTGCAAACGATCTTGGAGCAGGAGATCAGCCCGGAGTTGGTGCCGGCCGCGGAGGGGGAGAAGCCGCAGAGCACGGAGGCCGCGATCGGCCCGTACGCGCTGCAGGACTTCACCCTCTTCCACGTGCTGCGCTACGGCTTCGTGCCGAGCAAGATCGCCTTCCTGGCTTGGCATGCCTGGCATGACCCGGATGCGGGCGGCTGGCCGCCGGAATTCCCCGACAAGAACAAGATCAACTACGACCTGCCGGAGATCCGGCACTGGCTGGAGGTCTTCATCCGCCGCTTCTTCGCCAGCCAGTTCAAGCGGTCGGCGATCCCGAACGGCCCCAAGGTCAGCTTCGGCGGCACCCTGTCGCCGCGTGGCGATTGGCGAATGCCGTCGGACGCGGATCCGGCCGCCTGGTTGGCCGAGCTGGAGAACGTACCGAAGACCTGA
- a CDS encoding dihydrofolate reductase family protein gives MANVVSVDGYIADDNDDIGPLFDWYFNGDVPLTEGGSFKVSKASADYVRTQWSEVGAMVIGRHLFDIMNGWDGTPPVGDHVVVVSHRPKPAGWHPEASYHFIDDVTQGVTRAQELAAGRTVTIAAGDLGGQALALGLVDEVAMDVVPVVFGSGKRYFGSIDAVCLLEDPHVVIQGNRVLHLRYRVRR, from the coding sequence ATGGCCAACGTGGTCTCGGTCGACGGATACATCGCCGACGACAACGACGACATCGGGCCGTTGTTCGACTGGTATTTCAACGGCGACGTTCCACTGACCGAGGGCGGTTCGTTCAAAGTGTCGAAAGCCTCGGCCGACTACGTCAGAACACAGTGGAGCGAGGTCGGCGCGATGGTCATCGGGCGCCACCTGTTCGACATCATGAACGGATGGGACGGCACACCGCCGGTAGGTGACCACGTGGTCGTGGTCTCTCACCGGCCCAAGCCCGCCGGCTGGCATCCCGAAGCGTCCTACCACTTCATCGACGACGTCACCCAAGGCGTCACCCGGGCCCAGGAACTGGCCGCCGGGCGCACCGTCACGATCGCAGCCGGCGACCTCGGCGGCCAAGCCCTCGCACTCGGCCTCGTCGACGAAGTGGCCATGGACGTCGTACCCGTCGTGTTCGGCTCCGGCAAGCGCTACTTCGGCTCCATCGACGCCGTGTGCCTGCTTGAGGATCCGCATGTCGTCATCCAAGGGAACCGGGTGCTCCACCTGCGATACCGAGTACGCCGATGA
- a CDS encoding ABC transporter ATP-binding protein, which produces MIISARQLSMTYGTGGIAAHALAGVDLDIGPGSLAIMGPSGSGKTTLLHCLAGIVRPTGGAVCLRGQDLSAMSDRQRTALRRRDFGFVFQSGQLLAELPANENVALPLMLDGMKHQLAIGRADTYLRMIGLAGMENRRPGELSGGQAQRVAIARALVAEPAVVFADEPTGALDQQTGQEVMDVLVGSTARVGAALVVVTHDPGVARHCDRTIVMRDGRIVAEHHAPGRAPQQLQAAR; this is translated from the coding sequence ATGATCATTTCCGCTCGCCAGCTCAGCATGACCTACGGCACCGGAGGAATTGCCGCCCACGCCCTGGCCGGGGTTGACCTCGACATCGGGCCGGGTTCGCTGGCGATCATGGGACCGTCGGGATCCGGCAAGACCACCCTGTTGCACTGTCTGGCCGGCATCGTCCGGCCGACCGGCGGTGCCGTTTGTTTGCGTGGGCAGGATTTGTCGGCGATGTCGGACCGGCAACGTACTGCGCTGCGACGCAGGGATTTCGGCTTCGTCTTCCAGTCCGGCCAGCTGCTGGCCGAGCTCCCGGCGAACGAGAACGTCGCACTGCCGTTGATGTTGGACGGGATGAAACACCAGCTCGCGATCGGCAGGGCCGACACGTACCTGCGGATGATCGGGCTGGCCGGAATGGAGAATCGCCGCCCCGGCGAACTCTCCGGCGGTCAGGCTCAGCGGGTCGCGATCGCGCGGGCGCTGGTGGCCGAACCGGCGGTGGTGTTCGCCGACGAGCCGACCGGCGCCCTTGATCAACAGACCGGTCAGGAGGTGATGGACGTGCTGGTCGGCTCCACCGCGCGGGTCGGCGCAGCCCTGGTGGTGGTCACCCACGATCCCGGCGTCGCCCGGCATTGCGACCGCACGATCGTCATGCGCGACGGCCGGATCGTCGCCGAACATCACGCGCCCGGCCGGGCCCCGCAGCAACTGCAGGCCGCCCGATGA
- a CDS encoding exodeoxyribonuclease III: MRVASMNVNGIRAAVRRGFDVWLKDREPDVVGLQEMRCPVDQLPVLDGYHLSYHPGTLAGRNGVAVLTRRPPIAVREGFGNRRFDTEGRYLEVDLEPADGHPGLTVGSLYLPKGDRPTDGPAATAKHRRKLSFMASLRNYLPQARRRAQAAGREFVIMGDFNIAHTALDLRNWRANQKNSGFLPDEREWFGSILGPRTLIDVVRSLHGDRTGPYSWWTWRGKAFDQDTGWRIDYQLATPGLARTAVSGGTDREPDYASRMSDHSPVVVDYQFS, encoded by the coding sequence TTGCGTGTTGCCTCGATGAACGTGAACGGGATCCGGGCCGCGGTCCGGCGCGGCTTCGACGTCTGGCTGAAGGACCGCGAGCCCGATGTGGTCGGTCTGCAGGAGATGCGCTGCCCCGTTGATCAGCTGCCCGTGCTGGACGGCTATCACCTCAGCTACCACCCCGGCACGCTGGCCGGACGCAACGGGGTCGCCGTGCTCACCCGCCGGCCGCCGATCGCGGTTCGCGAAGGTTTCGGCAACCGACGATTCGACACCGAGGGCCGGTACCTGGAAGTTGATCTTGAACCGGCCGACGGGCATCCGGGACTGACCGTCGGCTCGCTCTACCTGCCCAAGGGCGATCGGCCGACCGATGGTCCGGCCGCAACGGCCAAGCACCGCAGGAAGTTGAGCTTCATGGCCTCGCTGCGCAACTACCTTCCGCAGGCCCGTCGGCGTGCGCAAGCGGCCGGCCGTGAGTTCGTGATCATGGGCGACTTCAACATCGCGCACACCGCGCTCGACCTGCGCAACTGGCGCGCCAACCAGAAGAACTCCGGCTTCCTGCCCGACGAACGAGAGTGGTTCGGCTCGATCCTGGGACCGCGTACCTTGATCGACGTCGTTCGCTCACTGCACGGCGATCGGACCGGTCCGTACTCCTGGTGGACGTGGCGAGGCAAGGCGTTCGACCAGGACACCGGCTGGCGGATCGACTACCAACTGGCGACTCCGGGACTGGCCCGCACCGCGGTCAGCGGCGGCACCGACCGCGAGCCCGACTACGCATCCCGGATGAGCGATCACTCACCCGTCGTGGTGGACTACCAATTCTCCTGA
- a CDS encoding alpha-mannosidase: MDSAARRPAPGLPVEPPRAAAPYRIHLVGNAHLDPVWLWPWQEGYAEARATFASAIERMDEYDDFIFSCDQMVLLDWVKESDPVLFERIRARVAEGRWVNVGGWWVEPDCNAPMGESFVRQGLYGQRFLLAEFGVAATVGMNVDPFGHNAMIPAILRGQGMDSYTFLRPGPHEADLFDTPFWWRAPDGSQVLASRIPFEYCSPPGDISFQTEKALGQLDRGFSPMMVFYGVGNHGGGPTRANIDSIHRYQRLGSFGELIMSSPRDFFDEVTAAGTDALPTWSNDLQHHAAGCYSAHSAIKAWQRRAQHAVLAAERWAAIADVLGAGANPALRYPTDDLGRAWKQVLFNQFHDVLPGSAIESAYDDARDQLGEAVSISKRIIVRAHNIIARQIDIPMVENTQPVVVFNPHPWPVTAPIEINYGGQPNGAHVRTADDTMINSQPVQQVSTTDHRARGALVFQADLPPLGYRLYRIHPGAYAPATELDVQVTDDGQVIMSNPLLQVRIDPRTGWLTSLLDRRTGAELAGTGPHLQLCSDPTDTWGHRVVSYAWPGDEMPVDRIRVVESGPVRASVRVERSWGRSTMIETFVLGRDSDALEVRYAIDWHEPGHLLKVRFPVSVEDPTATYEIPFATLERPVDGAEEPAQSWVDLTGTTGAGRRRQRAGLAVINNAKHGYDASPADSPVSGTDPSIGISAVRSPVFAWHDPKELEEDGIYTYQAQGFQEFRCLLVPHAGDWRSAQPTRRAAELGSAPRAMLETFHDGTMPSARSFVEVITTGDDGQVLATAIKGAEDATDDGRCDLIVRLSETNGRRAAADVLLPVVGRTISCELTPYQLRTFRVPVDRRRRITEVNLLELDDKINNAEQPFRQGRR; encoded by the coding sequence GTGGACTCAGCAGCCCGTCGCCCGGCACCCGGCCTGCCGGTCGAACCGCCGCGCGCTGCGGCCCCGTACCGGATTCATCTGGTCGGCAACGCTCACCTCGATCCGGTCTGGTTGTGGCCCTGGCAGGAGGGGTACGCCGAAGCGCGGGCGACCTTCGCGTCGGCGATCGAACGGATGGACGAGTACGACGACTTCATCTTCAGCTGCGACCAGATGGTGCTGCTGGACTGGGTCAAGGAGTCCGATCCGGTGCTGTTCGAACGGATCCGGGCTCGGGTTGCCGAAGGGCGGTGGGTGAACGTCGGCGGCTGGTGGGTGGAGCCGGACTGCAACGCACCGATGGGCGAATCCTTTGTCCGGCAAGGACTCTACGGTCAACGCTTCCTGCTCGCCGAGTTCGGCGTCGCCGCCACGGTCGGGATGAACGTCGACCCGTTCGGTCACAACGCGATGATCCCGGCGATCCTGCGTGGGCAGGGCATGGACAGCTACACCTTCCTGCGCCCCGGGCCCCATGAGGCAGATCTCTTCGACACCCCGTTCTGGTGGCGGGCTCCCGACGGCTCGCAGGTGTTGGCATCGCGCATCCCCTTCGAATACTGCTCCCCGCCGGGAGACATCAGTTTCCAGACCGAGAAGGCACTGGGCCAACTGGACCGTGGATTCAGCCCGATGATGGTGTTCTACGGCGTCGGCAACCACGGCGGCGGACCGACCAGGGCCAACATCGATTCGATCCATCGCTACCAACGGCTCGGCAGCTTCGGAGAGTTGATCATGAGCTCGCCACGGGACTTCTTCGACGAGGTGACTGCAGCCGGCACCGATGCGCTACCGACCTGGTCGAACGATCTGCAGCACCACGCCGCCGGATGCTACTCGGCGCACTCAGCAATCAAGGCCTGGCAGCGGCGTGCCCAGCACGCCGTGCTGGCCGCCGAGCGGTGGGCGGCGATCGCCGACGTCCTCGGAGCCGGCGCGAACCCGGCCCTGCGCTACCCGACGGATGATCTTGGTCGAGCCTGGAAACAGGTGCTGTTCAACCAGTTCCACGACGTCCTGCCCGGATCCGCGATCGAATCGGCGTACGACGACGCCCGTGATCAACTCGGCGAGGCGGTGTCGATCAGCAAGCGGATCATCGTCCGAGCCCACAACATCATCGCCCGGCAGATCGACATCCCGATGGTCGAGAACACCCAACCGGTGGTGGTGTTCAACCCGCACCCGTGGCCGGTGACCGCGCCGATCGAGATCAACTACGGCGGCCAGCCGAACGGCGCGCACGTCCGAACCGCCGACGACACCATGATCAACTCGCAGCCGGTGCAACAGGTGTCGACCACCGACCATCGCGCCCGCGGTGCACTGGTGTTCCAGGCAGACCTGCCACCGCTGGGATATCGGCTCTATCGGATCCATCCCGGCGCGTACGCTCCGGCGACCGAGCTGGACGTCCAGGTCACCGACGACGGCCAGGTGATCATGAGCAATCCGCTGCTGCAGGTCCGGATCGATCCGCGGACAGGCTGGTTGACGTCGCTGCTGGACCGGCGGACCGGTGCCGAGCTGGCAGGAACGGGCCCACACCTCCAGCTGTGCAGCGATCCGACCGACACCTGGGGCCACCGGGTCGTCTCGTACGCGTGGCCCGGCGACGAGATGCCGGTCGATCGGATCCGGGTGGTCGAGAGCGGTCCGGTACGGGCGTCGGTGCGGGTCGAGCGCAGTTGGGGTCGTTCCACCATGATCGAGACCTTTGTGCTCGGGCGGGACAGCGACGCCCTCGAGGTGCGGTACGCCATCGACTGGCATGAACCGGGTCACCTGTTGAAGGTGAGATTCCCTGTGTCGGTTGAGGATCCGACGGCAACGTACGAGATCCCGTTCGCGACTCTGGAGCGACCGGTGGACGGCGCCGAGGAGCCGGCGCAGTCGTGGGTGGACCTGACCGGTACGACGGGCGCCGGCCGGCGGCGACAGCGAGCCGGCCTGGCGGTGATCAACAACGCCAAGCACGGCTACGACGCCTCGCCCGCGGACTCGCCGGTGTCCGGCACCGATCCCAGCATCGGCATCAGCGCGGTCCGCAGTCCGGTCTTTGCCTGGCATGACCCCAAGGAGCTGGAGGAGGACGGCATCTACACCTATCAGGCACAGGGATTCCAGGAATTCCGCTGCCTGCTGGTGCCGCACGCCGGTGATTGGAGGTCGGCTCAGCCGACCCGCCGAGCCGCCGAACTCGGGTCCGCGCCGCGGGCGATGCTGGAGACGTTCCACGACGGCACGATGCCGTCGGCCCGGTCCTTCGTCGAGGTGATCACCACCGGCGACGACGGACAGGTGCTGGCGACGGCGATCAAGGGTGCCGAGGACGCCACCGACGACGGCCGCTGCGACCTGATCGTGCGACTGTCGGAGACCAACGGACGGCGGGCCGCCGCCGACGTGCTCCTGCCTGTCGTCGGACGGACGATCAGCTGCGAACTGACGCCCTACCAGCTGCGGACGTTCCGCGTCCCGGTCGATCGCCGACGCAGGATCACCGAGGTGAACCTGCTCGAACTGGACGACAAGATCAACAACGCGGAGCAGCCGTTCCGGCAGGGACGCAGGTGA
- a CDS encoding ArsR/SmtB family transcription factor, with protein sequence MNDAAGSENRQDPFRVLADPTRRRMLDLLAERGSLAVGELAAEFPDLVTSGISKHLMALRAAGLVIAEKHGRHQLYRIDGDGFRRAFGSWVARYQTYWTASLGRLQALAEDDDKGAD encoded by the coding sequence GTGAATGACGCCGCCGGATCGGAGAACAGGCAGGACCCCTTCCGGGTCCTCGCCGATCCGACCCGGCGTCGGATGCTCGACCTGCTCGCCGAACGCGGCAGCCTGGCCGTCGGCGAACTGGCCGCGGAGTTTCCTGATCTTGTGACGTCGGGGATCTCCAAGCATCTGATGGCGCTGCGGGCCGCCGGGTTGGTGATTGCCGAGAAGCACGGCCGGCACCAGCTCTACCGGATCGACGGCGACGGATTCCGGCGCGCATTCGGCTCCTGGGTGGCGCGCTACCAGACCTACTGGACTGCCTCTCTGGGCAGGCTGCAGGCGCTGGCCGAGGACGACGACAAGGGCGCCGACTGA
- a CDS encoding ABC transporter permease family protein, which yields MIALRLWWRLLRRQDAQRLTITLALIAFGTATGALLTVLGGLHAFTERGGDHTYVMLAQVATVILVIPVFTLGGAAARLSISRRDERLAALRLAGATSGQVGLIAIIDAAAQALAGAVLGVALYLIALPGIAMINFQGRPFAWSELWVGPMILIGAVGAVVLLAAISATISLARLVVSPLGVARRTSPGRVTWVRVAVGAAVLAIWIPLMQSVNFAAQITVIMVVFAACFAVLNLIGPFVLALIGKLSARRAGSVPKLLAARRLIDDPKSAWRTVAGVTLATFVAGVLSIAPAIAGSQPEADRGPLQYLPVDLMTGATVTLVIAALLAAVSSGVNQAARVYDQRDQYRMLHLAGTDISVLEQARLRETWLPLISSVLIAAVVSLIMVAPFGLALIGLSKLGPIMFLGGIGVSLAMVMGAVRLSQPLVGRVTLAEPAVRAD from the coding sequence ATGATCGCGCTCCGGTTGTGGTGGCGGCTGCTGCGGCGGCAGGATGCGCAGCGGTTGACGATCACGCTGGCGCTGATCGCCTTCGGTACGGCGACCGGTGCGCTGTTGACGGTGCTGGGCGGTCTGCATGCGTTCACCGAACGCGGCGGTGATCACACCTACGTGATGCTGGCCCAGGTGGCGACGGTGATCCTGGTCATCCCGGTCTTCACCCTCGGCGGCGCGGCGGCCCGGCTGTCGATCTCGCGGCGGGACGAACGGCTGGCCGCACTGCGGCTGGCCGGCGCGACCAGCGGCCAGGTCGGTTTGATCGCGATCATCGATGCGGCTGCGCAGGCGTTGGCCGGGGCGGTGCTCGGAGTGGCCCTGTATCTGATCGCGCTGCCCGGCATCGCCATGATCAACTTCCAGGGCCGTCCGTTCGCCTGGTCCGAGTTGTGGGTCGGCCCGATGATCTTGATCGGCGCGGTCGGGGCGGTGGTGCTGCTGGCCGCGATCTCGGCAACGATCAGTCTCGCCCGGCTCGTGGTCAGCCCGCTCGGAGTTGCCCGGCGCACCTCGCCGGGCCGCGTCACCTGGGTCCGGGTCGCGGTCGGCGCCGCGGTGCTGGCGATCTGGATCCCGTTGATGCAGAGCGTGAACTTCGCCGCCCAGATCACGGTGATCATGGTCGTCTTCGCGGCCTGCTTCGCGGTGCTGAATCTGATCGGCCCGTTCGTGCTGGCCCTGATCGGCAAGCTCAGCGCGCGTCGGGCCGGCTCGGTGCCCAAGCTGCTGGCGGCTCGCCGGTTGATCGACGATCCGAAGAGCGCCTGGCGTACGGTCGCCGGCGTCACGTTGGCGACCTTCGTGGCCGGCGTGCTGAGCATCGCGCCGGCGATCGCCGGTTCGCAGCCGGAGGCCGACCGGGGCCCGTTGCAATACCTGCCGGTGGACCTGATGACCGGAGCCACCGTGACGCTGGTGATCGCGGCGTTGCTGGCCGCGGTCTCCAGCGGCGTCAACCAGGCGGCACGGGTCTACGACCAGCGAGATCAATACCGGATGCTGCACCTGGCCGGCACCGACATCTCCGTGCTGGAGCAGGCCCGCCTGCGAGAGACCTGGCTGCCGTTGATCTCCTCGGTGCTGATCGCGGCGGTGGTGTCGTTGATCATGGTCGCGCCGTTCGGGCTCGCGTTGATCGGGCTGTCGAAGCTCGGCCCGATCATGTTCCTCGGCGGGATCGGCGTGTCGCTGGCGATGGTGATGGGAGCAGTCCGGCTGAGCCAGCCCCTGGTCGGACGAGTGACGCTGGCCGAGCCGGCAGTACGCGCCGACTGA
- a CDS encoding helix-turn-helix transcriptional regulator → MIFAAVTRAPMVAARREGTPAISRIRARSGRWIIVQASSLQGLDGSTGPIAVTIGPAMSSQIAPIIIEAYGLTPREQDITKAVARGLSNAEIAAARHLSPLTVRDHLKAIFAKVGVSTRGELVAKLFADHYRPTIHAPGAATHAFF, encoded by the coding sequence ATGATCTTCGCCGCGGTGACTCGGGCACCGATGGTCGCCGCCCGCCGGGAAGGCACCCCGGCGATCTCCCGCATCCGAGCCCGCTCGGGGCGATGGATCATCGTGCAAGCCTCCTCGCTCCAGGGGCTGGACGGATCGACGGGCCCCATCGCGGTGACGATCGGCCCGGCCATGTCATCCCAGATCGCTCCGATCATCATCGAGGCCTACGGCCTGACTCCCCGCGAACAAGACATCACCAAGGCGGTCGCGCGCGGCCTATCCAACGCGGAGATCGCCGCAGCCCGACACCTCTCGCCCCTGACCGTCCGAGACCACCTCAAAGCCATCTTCGCAAAGGTCGGCGTCAGCACCCGCGGCGAACTCGTCGCCAAACTCTTCGCCGACCACTATCGCCCGACCATCCACGCCCCCGGCGCGGCCACACACGCCTTCTTCTGA